One segment of Trachemys scripta elegans isolate TJP31775 chromosome 1, CAS_Tse_1.0, whole genome shotgun sequence DNA contains the following:
- the ATP5PO gene encoding ATP synthase subunit O, mitochondrial, with translation MAAAAGLPGKLRFFSTALARPASQLVKPPIQVYGLEGRYATALYSAASKQKKLDQVEKELSRVLTLLKDPKLSSVVVNPHIKSVIKQKTINDVLVKDKLSPITINFMKVLAENGRLQQTPDVISAFGKIMSAHRGEVLCSITTANPLDQASLTELKTALGGFLAKGEVLKLETKNDPSILGGMIVSIGDKYVDMSTKSKIQKLTKIMRDTV, from the exons ATGGCGGCGGCCGCGGGGCTCCCGGGGAAG CTGCGCTTCTTCAGCACCGCCCTTGCCAGGCCCGCGTCCCAGCTGGTAAAG CCTCCAATCCAGGTTTATGGACTGGAAGGTCGCTATGCTACTGCTCTCTACTCTGCTGCTTCTAAGCAGAAGAAACTGGACCAGGTAGAAAAGGAGCTTAGTCGAGTATTG ACACTTCTGAAGGACCCCAAATTGTCTAGTGTTGTCGTGAATCCTCATATAAAGAGTGTAATTAAACAAAAAACCATAAATGATGTTTTAGTAAAAGATAAATTGTCTCCAATCACTATCAACTTTATGA AAGTGCTTGCTGAAAATGGTCGCTTGCAACAGACTCCTGATGTAATTTCTGCTTTTGGAAAGATCATGAGTGCACACCGTGGAGAAGTGCTCTGCTCAATCACCACTGCTAAT cccttggATCAGGCCAGCCTCACTGAATTAAAAACAGCTTTGGGTGGCTTCTTGGCTAAAGGAGAAGTCTTGAAATTAGAGACCAAG AATGATCCATCAATCCTGGGTGGAATGATTGTCAGCATTGGGGATAAGTATGTTGACATGTCAACAAAATCCAAGATTCAGAAACTGACCAAAATCATGAGAGATACCGTGTAA